In Wenyingzhuangia fucanilytica, the following are encoded in one genomic region:
- a CDS encoding YitT family protein — translation MTSLKNNIKDVLLIIIGIFSASFGFKGFLLTNDFIDGGATGISLLISAISGVPLYILIIAVNLPFIFMGYKTMGKHFAVKTAFAIAGLALCVATVSFPNVTNDDLLVAIFGGFFLGAGIGLAVRGGAVIDGTEILAIYLSKKLGTTIGDIIILINVLIFSIAAYLLSIEIALYSMITYISASKTLDFIIEGIEEYIGVTIISSKNNEIKNMITDKLGRGVTIYNGQGGYNKNGDTNKIDILYTVITRLELSRVNNEIDKIDPKAFIVMNSVKDLKGGIIKKRPLH, via the coding sequence ATGACATCTTTAAAAAATAATATCAAAGATGTTCTTTTAATTATCATCGGTATATTCTCTGCATCATTTGGCTTTAAAGGATTTCTTTTAACCAATGATTTTATTGATGGAGGTGCTACAGGAATTTCTTTGTTAATATCCGCTATTTCTGGAGTTCCTTTATACATCTTGATTATTGCAGTAAACCTTCCTTTTATTTTTATGGGATACAAAACTATGGGAAAACACTTTGCTGTTAAAACCGCATTTGCCATAGCTGGGTTAGCACTTTGTGTTGCAACTGTTAGTTTTCCTAACGTTACAAATGATGATTTATTGGTAGCTATATTTGGAGGTTTTTTTCTTGGAGCAGGAATTGGATTGGCTGTGCGTGGTGGTGCTGTAATTGATGGAACAGAAATACTTGCTATTTATTTAAGTAAAAAGCTAGGAACAACTATTGGAGATATTATCATACTAATTAACGTTCTTATCTTTTCTATTGCCGCTTACTTACTATCTATTGAGATAGCCCTATACTCTATGATTACTTATATCTCCGCTTCTAAAACTTTAGATTTTATTATTGAAGGTATTGAAGAGTATATAGGAGTGACTATTATTTCTTCTAAAAATAATGAAATCAAAAATATGATTACAGATAAACTAGGTAGAGGAGTTACCATTTATAATGGTCAAGGAGGCTATAACAAAAACGGAGATACAAACAAAATTGATATTTTATACACTGTAATTACTAGACTTGAATTAAGTAGAGTTAATAACGAAATTGACAAAATTGATCCTAAAGCTTTCATTGTGATGAATAGTGTAAAAGATTTAAAAGGAGGAATTATTAAAAAAAGACCTCTTCATTAA
- the proC gene encoding pyrroline-5-carboxylate reductase, whose product MKNIVVIGGGNMGFTYAEGIYNAKIANIEIIDKSEDRIAEINGMNKMKATTSYDVLKNADIIFLAVKPQIAPLVFNDIKSIVNKDQLFVSVMAGMTIETIQQGLGIDKVIRCMPNLPASIQLGMTTYVGSKEVAKENLDLVGNILKSTGKAFEVKTEDMIDNTTGISGSGSAYIFYFMNALAEAAEDFGFSREEAKTLTAQTFEGAVELYKQNDISLEEWMNRVASKGGTTRAALNNFDDNNVHNLIKEGTVACVNRAKELAADK is encoded by the coding sequence ATGAAAAATATAGTTGTTATTGGTGGTGGAAACATGGGTTTCACCTACGCAGAAGGAATTTACAATGCAAAAATTGCAAACATTGAAATTATTGACAAATCTGAAGACAGAATTGCAGAAATCAATGGAATGAATAAAATGAAAGCAACGACTAGTTACGATGTTTTAAAAAATGCTGATATCATATTCTTGGCGGTAAAGCCACAAATTGCACCATTAGTATTTAATGACATCAAATCTATTGTGAATAAGGATCAATTATTTGTTTCTGTAATGGCAGGAATGACTATTGAAACCATTCAACAAGGATTAGGAATAGACAAAGTAATTAGATGTATGCCTAATTTACCAGCTTCTATTCAATTAGGGATGACTACTTATGTTGGATCTAAAGAAGTTGCTAAAGAAAATTTAGACTTGGTTGGAAACATCTTAAAATCTACTGGTAAAGCTTTTGAAGTAAAAACAGAAGATATGATTGATAACACCACTGGAATTTCTGGAAGTGGATCTGCTTATATCTTTTACTTTATGAATGCTTTGGCTGAGGCAGCTGAAGATTTTGGTTTTTCTAGAGAAGAAGCAAAAACATTAACCGCTCAAACTTTTGAAGGTGCAGTAGAATTGTACAAACAAAACGACATCTCTTTAGAAGAATGGATGAACCGAGTAGCTTCTAAAGGAGGAACAACTAGAGCAGCTCTTAACAATTTTGATGATAACAATGTTCACAATTTAATTAAAGAGGGAACTGTTGCATGTGTTAACAGAGCTAAAGAATTAGCCGCTGATAAATAA